The following are encoded together in the Lactuca sativa cultivar Salinas chromosome 1, Lsat_Salinas_v11, whole genome shotgun sequence genome:
- the LOC111921389 gene encoding AT-hook motif nuclear-localized protein 23 translates to MSNNLDLSSTSPFSLQNLQHRPDLHLQIPPDSEDDNNQHTPGSGSGSGDIVGRRPRGRPPGSKNKPKPPVIITRESANTLRAHILEINSGCDVFESIANYARKRQRGICIVSGSGTVNNVSLRQPAAAGSVLTLHGRFEILSLSGSFLPPPAPPGATSLTIYLAGGQGQVVGGNVVGALIASGPVIVIAASFTNVAYERLPLDEEEAAASSGGGNGGGGDGNGGVNHPFPDPSSMGLPFFNLPLNMPNVQLPVDGGVWSGNMASRPPF, encoded by the coding sequence ATGTCAAACAATTTAGACTTGAGCTCCACTTCCCCTTTCTCCCTCCAAAACCTGCAACATCGCCCTGACCTCCACCTCCAAATCCCTCCTGATTCCGAAGATGACAACAACCAACACACTCCTGGCTCCGGCAGCGGTAGTGGTGATATAGTAGGGCGCCGGCCACGGGGTCGCCCCCCTGGTTCAAAAAACAAGCCCAAACCACCTGTGATCATCACTAGGGAGAGCGCAAATACCCTCCGTGCACACATCCTTGAGATAAACAGTGGATGTGATGTCTTTGAATCCATCGCGAATTATGCCAGGAAGCGTCAACGTGGTATTTGTATAGTAAGCGGCAGCGGCACCGTCAACAACGTCAGTCTTCGGCAACCTGCAGCGGCCGGATCTGTACTCACCCTCCACGGCAGGTTTGAGATACTCTCGCTGTCTGGTTCCTTCTTGCCACCTCCGGCACCACCGGGGGCGACCAGCTTAACTATATACTTGGCGGGTGGACAAGGACAGGTTGTTGGTGGGAATGTCGTCGGAGCTCTGATCGCTTCTGGGCCGGTGATTGTGATAGCAGCATCTTTCACAAACGTGGCGTATGAAAGGTTGCCACTGGATGAAGAGGAAGCGGCTGCCAGTAGTGGAGGAGGGAATGGAGGCGGCGGAGACGGGAATGGTGGCGTCAATCATCCTTTTCCGGACCCCTCATCAATGGGTTTGCCGTTTTTTAACTTACCACTTAACATGCCTAACGTTCAGCTACCGGTGGACGGTGGTGTTTGGTCTGGCAACATGGCTAGCCGGCCACCCTTCTGA